In a single window of the Lagenorhynchus albirostris chromosome 19, mLagAlb1.1, whole genome shotgun sequence genome:
- the CDH5 gene encoding cadherin-5: MQVFVMLLAAGGTCLGLLAAAAVNPDRPNPPSSLPIHRRQKRDWIWNQMHIDEEKNGSLPHYVGKIKSSVNRKNTKYQLKGESAGKVFQVDESTGDVYAFERLDREKISEYHLIALVVDKNTEKNLESPSSFTIKVHDINDNWPVFTHRVFNASVPEMSGIGTSVIQLTAMDADDPTVADHASVVYQLLKGEEHFSIRGSGLIVTANKNLDREKQAKYEIVVEARDAQGLRGESGTATVLISLQDVNDNFPIFTQSRYIFSVPEDIRVGSPLGSLFVEDPDEPQNRKTKYSIVQGEYRDTFTIEPDPSRNEGIIKPMKPLDYERIRQYSFTIEATDPTIDLRYLSSTSTKNIARVIINVTDVDEPPTFQQPFYHFQLRENQKKPLIGSVLAVDPDAAKRSIRYSIRRTSDKGQFFGITKQGNIYNEKELDREVYPWCNLTVEAKELDSSGTPTGKESIVQVHIEVLDENDNAPEFAKPYEPKVCENAAQGKLVVQISAIDKDITPRDVKFKFSLSAEDSNFTLTDNHDNTANITVKYGYFDRERAKVHHLPVLISDNGRPSLTGTSMLDVTVCKCNERGEFTLCEEVAAQVGVSIQALVAIFLCILTITVITLLIILRRRLRKQARAHGKSVPEIHEQLVTYDEEGGGEMDTTSYDVSVLNSVRHGGTKPPRPALDTRPSLYAQVQKPPRHAPGAHGPGEMAAMIEVKKDEADHDGGGPPYDTLHIYGYEGAESIAESLSSLGTDSSDSDIDYDFLNDWGPRFKMLAELYGSDPREELVY, from the exons ATGCAGGTGTTCGTGATGCTGCTGGCTGCAGGGGGCACCTGCCTGGGCCTGCTAGCTGCGGCGGCCGTCAACCCTGACCGACCCAACCCCCCCAGCTCGCTGCCCATTCACCGGCGCCAGAAGAGAGACTGGATCTGGAACCAGATGCACATCGATGAAGAGAAAAATGGCTCACTGCCCCACTATGTGGGCAAG ATTAAATCAAGCGTGAACCGCAAGAACACCAAGTACCAGCTCAAAGGAGAGTCTGCCGGCAAGGTCTTCCAGGTTGATGAGAGCACAGGGGACGTGTATGCCTTTGAGAGGCTGGACAGGGAGAAGATCTCTGAGTACCACCTCATCGCCCTCGTGGTGGACAAGAACACTGAGAAGAACCTGGAGTCTCCTTCCAGCTTCACCATCAAAGTTCACGATATCAATGACAACTGGCCTGTGTTCACGCACCGGGTGTTCAATGCCTCCGTGCCCGAGATGTCAGGGATAG GGACCTCGGTCATCCAGCTGACAGCAATGGATGCAGATGACCCCACCGTGGCAGACCACGCCTCTGTCGTGTACCAACTCCTGAAGGGAGAAGAACATTTCAGCATCCGTGGTTCCG GACTAATTGTCACAGCGAACAAAAACCTGGACCGAGAGAAGCAGGCCAAGTACGAGATCGTGGTGGAAGCACGAGATGCCCAGGGCCTCCGGGGGGAATCGGGCACGGCCACCGTGCTGATCTCTCTGCAGGACGTCAACGACAACTTCCCCATCTTCACACAGT CCAGGTACATATTTTCTGTGCCCGAAGACATCCGTGTGGGCAGCCCCCTGGGCTCTCTGTTTGTGGAGGACCCAGACGAGCCCCAGAACCGGAAGACAAAGTACAGCATCGTGCAGGGCGAGTACAGGGACACCTTCACCATCGAGCCTGACCCCAGCCGCAACGAGGGCATCATCAAGCCCATGAAG CCCCTGGACTATGAACGTATCCGGCAATACAGCTTCACCATCGAGGCCACGGACCCCACCATCGACCTCCGCTACCTGAGCAGCACCTCCACCAAGAACATCGCCCGTGTCATCATCAACGTCACAGATGTGGACGAGCCCCCCACCTTCCAGCAGCCCTTTTACCACTTCCAACTGCGGGAGAACCAGAAGAAACCTCTGATCGGCTCAGTGCTGGCCGTGGACCCCGATGCCGCTAAGCGGAGCATCAG ATACTCCATCCGCAGGACAAGTGACAAGGGCCAGTTCTTCGGAATAACCAAGCAGGGGAATATTTACAATGAGAAGGAGCTGGACAGAGAAGTCTACCCCTGGTGTAACCTGACAGTGGAGGCCAAAGAGTTGGATTCTAGTG GGACCCCCACGGGCAAAGAATCCATTGTGCAGGTCCACATCGAAGTTTTGGATGAGAACGACAATGCCCCAGAGTTTGCCAAGCCCTACGAGCCCAAAGTGTGTGAGAACGCTGCCCAGGGCAAG CTGGTCGTGCAAATCTCGGCAATAGACAAGGATATAACACCACGAGATGTGAAGTTCAAGTTTTCCCTGAGCGCTGAGGACAGCAACTTCACCCTCACGGATAATCACG ATAACACGGCCAACATCACAGTCAAGTACGGGTATTTTGACCGAGAGCGCGCCAAGGTCCACCACCTGCCCGTGCTCATCTCAGACAACGGGAGGCCAAGCCTCACAGGCACCAGCATGCTGGATGTGACCGTGTGCAAGTGCAACGAACGCGGCGAGTTCACCTTGTGTGAGGAGGTGGCCGCCCAGGTGGGCGTCAGCATCCAGGCGCTGGTAGCTATCttcctctgcatcctcaccatcACAG TGATCACCCTCCTCATCATCCTGCGGCGGCGGCTCCGGAAGCAGGCCCGCGCCCACGGCAAGAGCGTGCCGGAGATCCACGAGCAGCTGGTCACCTACGACGAGGAGGGCGGCGGCGAGATGGACACCACCAGCTACGACGTGTCGGTGCTCAACTCGGTGCGCCACGGGGGGACCAAGCCCCCGCGGCCGGCGCTGGACACGCGGCCGTCCCTCTACGCACAGGTGCAGAAGCCGCCGCGGCACGCGCCCGGGGCGCACGGGCCCGGGGAGATGGCCGCAATGATCGAGGTGAAGAAGGACGAGGCGGACCACGACGGCGGCGGCCCCCCCTACGACACGCTGCACATCTACGGCTACGAGGGCGCCGAGTCCATCGCCGAGTCCCTCAGCTCCCTCGGCACCGATTCATCTGACTCAGACATCGATTATGACTTTCTCAATgactgggggcccaggttcaagaTGCTGGCCGAGCTGTATGGCTCGGACCCCCGGGAGGAGCTGGTGTATTAG